Genomic window (Microcaecilia unicolor chromosome 8, aMicUni1.1, whole genome shotgun sequence):
TTTTTCATCCAGAACTAGTCAGATTAGCTCAACTACTGTCATTGGACAGAGGTGTCTGTTTAATTTATTATAGACCTTGTTAAGACAATTTTTAGAAAACGGCTAATTTGGGTTTGCTATGACAAAGGGTGTAAACACTTctggtttcttattcttaattgtATAGTTGTTGAAAGTGTAGAATGTTATGTCAATTAAAACAGACATTACTGTAATGTGTGTTggattgcattttttaaaaatagaatgtgaaaaatgtacaaggatatgaagttttttttttaataagacacTGTAATTTTCAGGACAAGCTGATTCTAGATGAGTCTTCTGCATTTCTCAATGCACAAATTGATTGAGATAAAAATAATGAAAGTTTTGATTTGATTGAGAGCTTTAATATTTTCCCTGGATCAGAGTTTGGTTTGAAAACTCATAATTCAGACTGAGAGCATTATgagacataccgtatttttcggactataagacgcacttttttcccccaaaatttgggaggaaaatgggggggtgcgtcttatagtccgaaggtagcgagttttggatcgccgtcccctacttacgcgatgccatgttccctggtggtctagtgacatcggggcaggaaagagccccctctttcctgcccattgcgcTGCTCTctgtgctcctgactgcttcctgacggtctcggcgatattcaaaatggccaccgagattctcggctctttcctgccccgacgtcactagaccaccagggaacatggcatcgcgtaagtaggggacggcgatccaaaactcggacaagacgcaccggagcacctaggttttagaggagggaaaaaggaaaatttttttttcctatttccctcctctaaaacctaggtgcgtcttatggtccggtgcgtcttatagtccgaaaaatacggtacttggtTTGGGACACACCTATGTAATTGGTAGAGTTTTCATTGGCTAAGATGTAGTCTTTCTGAATGTTATTTTCAAATGAAATATTGGCTTACATTCCCAGGAATTCTGTGCAAAGATCAGTTTTCACAGTTTTTTAAAGCTGGTATTCCTGTAGGAACTTGGGAACAGTGCTGGTGCTCTCTTTGATGAGAAAAAAATGTTCTCTAGTTTCACTTTCACAAGCAAAGAATTCTGCGtatctcttttcctttgtgtGTTACCAGGCCTCAGATGAACTACTCAAGGAGCATTACATCGCTCTCCGGGATCGACCATTTTACAGTCGGCTGGTGAAATACATGAGCTCAGGACCAGTGCTCGCTATGGTTGGTATTGCTTGCTCTCTGCCTTCAGCACCACCCCATTCCTCTGGGAACTGACCCTCTGATAGGTGGTCTTGTTTTCTCTCTGCAGGTATGGCAAGGGCTGGATGTAGTGAAAACCGCTCgaaccatgctgggagagaccaaCCCAGCTGATTCCAAGCCTGGCACTATCCGAGGGGATTTCTGTGTGGATGTCAGCAGGTTAGAGTCCTCTTATGACCTTTTTCATTTTGGCAAAAATGTCCCATGTGGTTCTGCTTTTGCAGGAAAAAGGAGTGGGAAACAAAAGAAACTTTACCAGCTGTCTGATAAGATTATATAATATCAATATAGCGCTTAATTACCACTTTATCCCAAAAAAAGTGCAACATGGTTTACAATTTAAGAGAACCAATACATAGTTGGGAGATAcattaatatatattaaaaaattataaattcTATAAACAAGGAACCATCCATTAAGTGTTTAAAATTTATCAAGTAGAAAAGTCTTCCGTTTCTTATGAAAGAATAAATAATTTGGTTCAGTTCTAATAAGGGTAAAGCATTCCGGGAAGAAATTGCTTGGAATTGGAAAGAAGAATTAAAACAAGCTTTTGAAGTGCATACGTTTGGAAGAGGGAGGACAAAGCAACAGTTGATCCTGCGTTCAAGAGGAGTACCTAAACAATGGCGTGTCTAACAAATTAATTGGAAACTCAGAAATAAAGCCATAAAAAGTTTGAAACACCAGGCATGCTAATTTTAAAcagtatctcctggattctatgtatggcgactaaagttgtgcaAGCAAATCAGTGTGCATAGCcgatttgcgcacgcaacttgattaatgagccaagaaGCACCGGTAATGGcttttaacagccaattattggcctgAATTGGCCTGAATTGGGAGTTACACGCACACTGTATTCTAGAACAATGTGTGCGTAACTCCTGTGTGTGTAATTTAGAGGGGGCATGTTTAGGGGGCGTTTCTATGAGTTGCACGCATTTTTAAAGAATTTGCCTGGTCTGCATCTAATgtaggtgctggcatttacatctGGATAAGGCACTATTCTATAGTTCTTGATGCATAATTTtttctttactgatttttttGGTATGATTTAGTTAATCTAGTCCCATATGAACTagtatagggagccagtgtaatccTGCAAGAAAAAGCAAAACATTATCAAACTTCCTAATCCAAAAGATTAGTCACGCTGAAGTGTTCTGAATGAGTTGGAGTTCGTTCATCAGTCTAGATGACAAACCCAAATaaagagaattgcagtaatccagctgTCGTACAGCATCTGGACCAGTAAAGCAAAATGTGCTTCACAGAAATAAGATCAGATTAGGCATAACTgttttagtttaaaaaaatgtttttctccataaatgatttatCTGAGGCTCAGAAGATAAGGAAGAATCCAGAATAACACCCAGTACTTTAGATTGATCTTCTACTGGTAAGAAAGTGCCTGAAAGATAGAGGAATTGCCTTAGGAGTATTCTATTAAAGGCATTGGTAAGATCTTCGAGAACAGAAACTAACAcccaaaatgtcatctgcatatgaaaaGAAATGTtcatcagaaacaaaaaaaaaaaaaaagagggccccccccccttaattatggggcccttctcacaaaggtgcgtaagggcctacTCGCGTCCAGCACgcatcaaatcagcattaccgcctggctaccacgtgccccgcacagtaattctgaatttggtgtgcacCGAAAACAGCGGTAAACGGCAATGGACGCACGCAGCATGTCTGCTGCCCAGGtagcgcttgagaccttaccgccaagtcagtggttggggtaaggtctcaggctgaaaatggatgcgttctggtttttattttgctgcacatccattttcctgcaccttaaaaaagaccctttttccgGGGCACGACAAAAACTGTCCCTGTGTGAGCCGAAAAGATGCactcacactgccgcaggccactttttaccatggctaagTAAAAGGGTCCATATATGTTATAAATGGTACAGCACAGCTAGTTAAACAAAATTACATATCCAGTTCAGTGCAATTAAAACATTTGCAGTCACAACAACCTCTTCTCCCATGTTTTGTTATTTATGCTTTGTTCGGTAGGATGTGGTTAATTATTCTTGCTGTTTGAGGTACTGCTgtattgtaattttatttttgatgaaaACCATTTTGAGTCATTAAGAAAGAAAGCAATGTATAAATGTGGAATGAAATGAAATTAGCAAAAAGTAGCCCAGTGCGAAAAGTGAAATTTAAAGTTTTTATATTATTTGTGGGCCTCTTTGCCATTGACTTTACTGTAGTTTTGTATCAAATGTGTAAAGTCCTTTTGGAAAAGGCATATATATGCTGAAACACAGGGCTTCTAGTGGGTTTTTGAAATTTTGTGTTGTCTAGTTTTATTATACTTGTTAATGAATGACTGCTTTTAATTGGAAAATGTGTTTTGATTGTGTGTGTGACTTCCTTCATCCCTACATATaacttggaaaacaaaaatgaggacgttataatgcctttgtatcgctccatggtgcaatcgcacctcagatactgtgtgcagttctggtcaccccatctcaagaaagatatagtggaattagaaaaggtacagagaagggtgacaaaaatgataaaggggatgggatgacttccctatgaggaaaggctaaagcggctagggctcttcagcttggagaaaagacggctgaggggagatatgatagaggcctataaaatactgagtggggtggaacaggtagaggtaaatcacttgtttactcttttacaaaaatactaggactagggggcatgcaatgaagctacaaagtagtaaatttaaaacaaaattggagaaaatatttcttcactcaacgtgtaattaaactctggaatttgttgctatagaatgtggtaaaagcggttaccttagtagggtttaaaaaaggtttggatagcttcctaaaagaaatgtccagcAGTATTgtcctgttttgggatcttgccaggtacttgtaacctggattggccactgctggaaacaggatgctgggcttgatggacctttggtctttcccagtatggcaacacttgtgtatttacgaaagcattttattttgcagTCAGGTCTTGTGGTTGCCCACTAAGATTTTTCAAAGCATACAAACATTGTAGAAAGGTTCAATAAAATGATATATCTCTTATTTCCTCactgtgtttgtatgtatgtatttgcTTTGAGTTGTAAATGGCTCTGATGTTTTTGATGAAGAGTggtatataaaaataacaatgaCTTATTGAAATCCACTGTTATCTTTCAATGGTATTAAGCCCTGCAAACGAGTGGAAAGAAGATGGCTGGGGAATGATTTGAGGCTAGTGAATATACTTTTATCTTGCTAGCAGTTCTATCTGTAAGGTTACCAGCTGGCATGAGTTAACTGAGGACAGATGAAGCTAGTTTGGTTGAACATGGACATTGTAGGGAAATGTAAACTATATGTACTGGAAAGTAGAGGTCTAGCCTTGTACTGTATGACTTTCATACTACTAGTAATTCTGCAGGCTGAGGAGATTTTGGTACTGGCTAGTATTGATAGGTATGGTGGCATGGCTACATGTTAGATCACCTGTAAGCTGGTGTCGGGTGTCAGCACTTGGGCTTGCAGATTCAGgtagtcaatagaaatcaaacaaaataaaacatggaaaaaaataagatgataccttttttattggacataacttaatacatttcttgattagctttcaaaggttgcccatctttgtcaggaagatgaattactgaaagagatattcccatccccaccagtgctggccttccgacagccacccaacttaaaacacaagctaattagaagtaagctcccaacacagactcaaaaagaagagaatggcacacatccttgcaatatatccagctgcaaactatgccaaaacatctcacaggaccccacagtcattcacaaaggaaaaatattcaacataaaggaatctgtcACATGCTCctcttccaatgtggtatgtatcattcagtgtaaaaaatgtaacaaaggatgctatattggagaaacaggccagatgcttaagacaagatttaatctgcacagacatctcatgaagatagccggtgccagtcaggttcccaccctgtgggccaacactttacaagaccagaacacttcaccagtgatttcatagtaagaatcctgaacggtaactttaaaacaatacaggaacggaagacctttgaagtcagaatgattgaatattttgacacccaacagacaggacttaacaaggatctgggttttctagcccattataaaccataaaattgtatttctcagttgatcaccctcctctcacctacccacacccatcctgttagaatatcaatgaaatgctttgatgtccccatgcatatctcctacccacccccaccctgttagactgtcaaagtaatgcttggatgtttcacttatatatactatctgctaccacatttgcttatttccgatctgacaaagaagggcaaccttcgaaagctaatcaagaaatgtattaagttatgtcctgtaaaaaaggtatcatcttattttcttttccatgttttattttgtttgatttctattgataaccttaagagtggactaacatggctaccacacctctctactttagaTTCAGGTAGGAAACTGAACACCTGCCGTGGTAATTAGTTTTTTTTGGGGGAGAGGCAAATCCCTATGGAGTTCAGGCCTGTGATATGGGTGTAACTTGAAACCAGCCCTTTGTTCTTCAGTTCCATGGATGTACATGGTGGGTGGGGACCCTGTGGAGGCTCTGCGGTTCAGCTAACAGAGCCTGACATATCCCTAGAACAGTGCTGGTGTCcaaggcaggaggagggagggggcagccaCAGCTATTAGAGCTGCATCTGGTTGCAGTACTAGGCCCTGATGCTGTACTCCGGTGCTATACTGAACGGTGTCTGAGAAATGGCACCGAACACCTCttctgaacaactccctaatgctgaaCACTAATACTACTgctgcttatcatttctgtagcgttactagacgtacgcagcgctgtacagtgaaCATATAAAAGACAGTCCGTGTTCaacagcgcttacaatctaatcaagacaggcaAACAAGtccaataagggaattacttaaggtgggaataataaagcagacatgggtactgaacaagcgaataggggttaggagttaaaaaagcAGCCTCGGAAAGGcggggcttttagcctagatttgaagacggccagagctggagcaTGACGTACTGACTCAAAGtcctattccaggcgtatggtacAGCAAATAAAAGGAATGGCGTCTGGAgttggtagtggaggagaagggtacagacgaGAGAGATTTACGTGATGTACAGGGTTCCTGGGGAAGAGTGTAGGCATGCTCAgaatgttgagcattagggagttgtttagaagttagggggaggatggtgcctggcGAATGTGCTCAAGAGTTAtgcattaagcacagctcttcagcacatgcccagaatgcaggagggaaggaggaagaggagccaGTAGCCCTGCATGGCCAGAGGGAGGAGGCACCAGTTCTGTATTTGCTTCTTACCTAGCGCAGGTAAAGTAGCTGTTTTAGAATTATCCTTTATCgttgaaaaaaaagggggggtttaACTTTCTAGTACTGAGTCACAGCAGATTCCTCTGAACCAGCCTTATAACTGTCATTTGATCTGCCCTTTCTCAGAGACCTGCTGTTTTGCCCCATTAAACATGGATAAAGGAGAAACCAGAAGCCAACAGAATAATTTGTAGGTATTGGAGGTTAAAACAGGAAAGGGTTGACtcctctagttcacaaaatacaGGAGCCTCACAAGCTAGAATATCAGTAAACTGGCTTCAGTATACTGCATACTGGAGGACGAGACGGTCCTCCTCTGCAAGTGACAATGCTTGAGCTGCTCAAATCCGCCGTTTCAGATGAGTGCGAGGTAAGTGTCCATTGGGATGGAAGAAAGGCTCAATCGCTTCTCGACCTCTTTGGACACCTAACTCCAGCTCCGAGTTGGCATGTAAGGGCGCCCTTGTTAGGGTGCTCTTCGCTGAGCATTGGAATggtattagcatgctatttgcgatTATCATTCTGCATGCTCATTTTTCCCCGTGCTAGAGCACTTTGTGAATTCTGCGCTAGCAAATAATGggggcactaatggcctctatcacccacatttgcttctgagcattggggccctAGAGTTTTAGCGGCAGTGTTAAGTGTAGCACTTTACGTTCAGACTGGGAAATTGCACCAAAGCACAGAAGAGAATTGTTTTGAGTCACATCCCCACCCTTTGATGTGACATTACAGAGCACTGTGTGACTGGCATGAGCTAGACTGGGAGTGGTACGTACCTGTGTTTTCATGCTGTCTTTCCTACAGGAATGTGATTCATGGAAGCGATTCAACCGAGAGCGCTCGACGGGAAATTACTCTCTGGTTCAAGTCGGATGAACTGCTGTGCTGGGAAGAGAGTGCCGAGAGCTGGATTTACGAAGGACTGTAGTAGAGAAACTCTTGTCACTGAGAATCTGATGGTGCTCTACACGTCTTGTTACTTTGGTCTAGTTTAGGGCAAGAATAATGGAAACATCtgctaaaaatgttaatgtgggtcagtattcaaaagcatttattggGATAGCAGCTGCTGTTGTTGGGATAAGTGCTGCTGACCAAGATCCTTGGAGGTATTGTTGGGATACTGCCTCAGAATAAACTTAAAGCATCCTTACAGGCTACCTCAGTACTGAGCGGAGCATGGCCAGTCCCAGAACTGATCCAGATAGTATatattgccactatctggataaattCAGGTTCTAATTCCTTActtagatattcagtgtcagctaCTATGTGGATGGTGGCACTGGATATTTTCTTTAACCCTCACAGCCAGTGTTCACAAAAGCACTGACTGCGGTAGCTGAATACTGATCCATAAGAAATCACTTGCTTGTATTTGTAAATCTCTGAGCAATCAATGGTCTCTCCCATGTCTTTTCACTGATGTTATACTTACCCTGCTGCCTTCAGCCACATGATGGACAGTGTGGAAGGTAGGGGGGTTGATTGACCCAGGGCTTTATTCAGCTCTCCAGTTATGTATGGGTCACTGCACAAGTCTTCTGCTGTATGCATCTTGCTTGCATTCATGTGGTATAAAAACTAGTCAGCTTTCAAGCTTCAGCCCCCTGACATTCTTACCAGTGATGGAGACGTCCCTTCAGGTCCATTGAGGTTTAACCCACCACACTAAACTCAGGATGGCCGGCATCCAGGGCTAGGTTTTGGAATACCTGCAGTGAATGCTTAGCCTATTTAGCTTGAAATTTCTGCTCCACCCTTTCAGATCTCATAAGTGATAAGTATATCCCCAGTCCCCAACAACAAATCTTTCAGTCACATTAAACATTATATCTCATCCTATAACAGCGGACCATAACACACACATAGATTGATGGATTAACACTGAATTTAatcaaaagccctttttcccttgGAAAAATACTACATAATTTGGTCTGAAAAGAGTATTTTTTTGTAGCAAATTTGCTCCTGATTTTAGGATCAAGATGGGCAGACCTCCAAAATATTGATGGTGTATAATATTCATAAGCTCTATTTTCATGGATTGACTTGCATAATTTTTCACAAGTGCTGACCATCTTGCTCTCTGTGCTTGTTTACTGGAGAAGTGTAATttgagggagggggaatgatgCAGGTAAGATAATTACACAAGGAAATGTGCTTGGGGTAGTTGAAAGGATGCTGGCAGTAGCTGTAAGTGACCTTGAACATCTGCTTGGGTACATTTATGTCAGTCAGAAGAAGGGGGCCAAAGCTGCAGCTCCCACCTCTCCAGCTGCAGAAAAATGTACAGAGTGACGTTTACTGGACAAACAAGTTTTGGAATATAGTGAAAATCTGTGCCTAATGTGATTTTAATTGCAGATTTGAAGGAAACTTCCACTTTTGCTGTTTGCTACAGAGTCATTGTTACTACCATCTCCCTTTGCTCTCTCCCCGTGTTTTTAGTTTGAGGCATGATTAGTCATCTTTGGAGAAGGTTTGCATTGAGTTGGGTGTGCTGCCTTCTCCAACATTGAAATAACAAGAAAAATCAGCTCTTCAGCACTATAGGGTTATAGAGAGCTGCTGTAGAAAGACTACAGTTCTTACAATGTTTATGCAAGCACTTGATCTCCTGGGGCTCAGGCTGCTGAGCTCCCTGCTGGCTAGCTAAGATGCAGTATGTTTAGCCATTTGCCTTTATCATGCCCTGTCCTTGTGCATGAAAATGCACAAGCAGTAGTTAcatgaggaaatgttttttttacagtACAGAAGCATGTGACATTTGAGTATTTTTTAAAGATGATGTATCCATTTTGTATTTGATAATAAATGATAAAAGCTTCAGTATCTGTTGTTTTTGCCTTGTCTTCCCTTCTACCTCTAAATTCCTCTGGGAACTGGACTGACAATGTTTAAGTAGCTAATCTGTGTACTAGTTGAAAACAGCACAGGTAAAAAGTATGGGGAAGTGGATTTAACTTGCGTCTTTTCCAGTAGTATTTCAAGGTAAGTTACCTTTGGGTGCACTTAAAagtcttaagtttgtacctgaggcaatggaagggttaagtgatttgcccaggctTACAAGGGGTAGCAATGGACTTCGCCCAGGCTTTTCCGATTCcttgcctgctgctctaaccattaggctactcccgcAAGGCTTCATCAGCATGAGAGCAAGAAGAGTCAGgtgcaaaaaaaaacacaattgctGAATGGTACAGCTGCCCTTGAGTAGCTGCTCAGTACTAAGTCTATTCCCCTTCTCCACAACCCCTTTGAGGAGTTTGTCTAAATGGTCACCTGCTTAGAAAAGAGCATGAGGACCATTCTGCGTGACAGTATagagcagtgcttcccaaacctgtccccaGGGACCCccagccaatcaagttttcagggtTTTCTCAATAAATATGGCATGCAATGGTGATATCTGAACCATCCTCGACTACCTTAAGCCACCTTACAGTAAGTAACATGTAGGAGCCCCTCCCTTCCAAAACACATAATTTTACAGAAAGTGCTTGCCTCCTGTTTGTTTCAAGgtgttaatatattttattacataCAGAACAGGTATATGGTTTCCTTTATTAGACAGGATGGGGAAATAAAgccaggtaaaagtatacttacAGTAGTCTCTTTACATAGTGCCACTGTCAGACCAAAGAACAAAACAATAGCGGAGTTTACAGGCTGTCAAAAGACACTTTGGAAAATCCTGTTATAACGTACAAGGTACTTTACATACATCACAGTGGAGATGCTTGAAGGGAAGGGGGAAGTACTAGCCAATCAGCTTTTTTGCCTTGCTGTTTGGGAGCCAATGGAGAATAATTGTTTTAAAAAGTGTGCTTTTTCTGTTCAAGGACAGCATGCGGAAAACCGATAGATTACAGGAGCATTTGTTGGTGCACTTAAAGGAAATCCTGTTCCTTTGGCAAGCTCTTAGAGAACATTTGAGGAACTATCCAACAGCCGTATCAGACTGAGGACATGGCTGCAAAATGCAGCGTTTGCAGTTTGAATTTCTTTCCTCTTCACCTCTCCAGCATTGAGTAATGTTAGCAAAGGGCTTCAGTTTGAAGACTAAACATAACATTCTCCAAGCTCATTAGATTCAGGGACCCTGCAGTGAAGGCAGCACATGCTCTGTGATGTCATGAGCAGCTCACAGTCAGCGGAGGGGGCTGGTAGGGTTCTCTGTACAGTAGTAGTGGTTATCCTCGTAAAAGACTGGGGAAGATTTTCTGCTCTTGCCAGTTTACTTCTCCGCAGTGAAAAAGTGTTCATTCTCTTTCCCTTCAGTGTCTTGAATTCCCTTCCTATAGGATTACTGTTGATTGTATTGCTGTTGATCCTTAAAGTAATTTGAATTTATCAGCAAAAATAAAGGCCTATAAATTCCCCAGTAACTTGTTCTCTGTATCACAAAATTGTACCTTCTCCAAAAGCCTGCTGGTTTCATTCTTTTATAATACTTAAAAGCTGTTGGTTGTTGCCTTCTTTAACAATTCCCTGAACTAGAGAAAAATTATGAGGTGGTCTTGCTGCTGTGGTTTGGGGTATTTTCTACTCATATTTTATCTACCCACCATGACACCTCCTTATAGTACTAAGAAGACAATGCTTCTGCTGGAAGAGGTAGGTACTGAGATGCTGTTGCTGATCTTCATGTGGTCAGGATGGTCGCCTTCACCAGGCCTCTATGACATCCTGGAGGAGAAAGGCTGCTAACTAATCAAACTGTTCAACTCACATGACCAACACTGTAAGACAGTCTAGGTTTCTCAACTCTCTACAAAACACTATTACACTTCAAAGCCTGCATTAGGCAAGCAAAGAAGTACTGTAGGAAGGGCACCAAGATTGAGGTTTGGGTCTCACACTTTAAGAGGTGATCTTAAACCATTTGATTTGCTCTGTTCTGTAGCTATACCATAGTATTCTCCAGCAGTCCTTTCTCTATGGTAGCTCTGCATAAGTTAATTACTGCTTCAATTTTCTCCTCTAGAATTTTAGTAGCAGTAAAGAACCTTGTATGACAATACAACTAGATGCTCTTCTATAGAGAATGGTTTGGatttgagctcagatttggaaaggtgAGTGGTAGACATTCCCTGTAACAgcgggcttacaatctaagtttgtacctgagccgaTGAAGAGTGAAGTATCTTGCCCGAGGTCACAAGGAGTGTCTGTGAGATCCAGCTTCCCTGtatcacaacttgctaagcactaGGCCTCTTCTCCACTCCAATGTGCAGATAAGAACCTCAAACCACCTCTGTTTATTGAATGTGCTAACCAAGGCAGTAGAAACAAAATAGCAATTATTTCTGCACCAGCAGGCTGCAAAGACTTTGCTCATG
Coding sequences:
- the NME3 gene encoding nucleoside diphosphate kinase 3 → MICLILTIFAHIFPSAWTGINERTFLAIKPDGIQRRLVGEIIRRFERKGFKLVGMKLMQASDELLKEHYIALRDRPFYSRLVKYMSSGPVLAMVWQGLDVVKTARTMLGETNPADSKPGTIRGDFCVDVSRNVIHGSDSTESARREITLWFKSDELLCWEESAESWIYEGL